GGCCAGGTGATGGCCCGCGAGAGCGCGGTCTATCGCTGCCAGCTCTGCGGCTTCGCCTCGCCGAAGCCCGGGACGTGCCCCGACTGCAAGCGAACCGAGGGCGTGTTTCGTGAGTTGATCGAAGAGCCACAAGTATCCCGGAAGGCGTCCCGCGCACCTGCCAGCCCGGCGAGCCGTCCGGTGCTTTTGAGCGACGTCAAGCTGGACGCGGAGACACGCGTGACGACCGGCATCGGCGAGCTGGATCGCGTGCTGGGCGGCGGCGTGGTGCGCGGGTCGCTCATCCTGATCGGTGGAGACCCCGGAATCGGAAAGAGCACGCTCCTCTTCCAGGCGTGTCGCGCCCTCGCCGAACTGGGCGGGCCGGTGCTCTACGTGTCCGGCGAAGAGTCGGCGGCACAGGTCAAGTTGAGAGCCGAGCGGCTCGGGATTTCGCCGCGCGGGCTCTATCTCTTGGCTGAGACCGATCTCCACGCGATCAACGCTCACGTGGATCAGCTCAAGCCGAAGGTGTTGGTCGTGGATTCGATCCAGGCGGTCTATCTCGCGGATCTGGAGTCGGCCCCGGGCAGCGTGAGCCAGGTCAGGGAGTGCGGGGGCCGCCTCATGCTGCTCGCCAAGGGTAGGGGGATCGCGGTGTTCCTCGTCGGCCACGTGACCAAGGAGGGCGCGCTGGCCGGTCCGCGGGTGCTCGAGCACCTCGTGGACACCGTCCTCTACTTCGAGGGGGAGCACCATCACACC
This DNA window, taken from Candidatus Rokuibacteriota bacterium, encodes the following:
- the radA gene encoding DNA repair protein RadA; amino-acid sequence: MARESAVYRCQLCGFASPKPGTCPDCKRTEGVFRELIEEPQVSRKASRAPASPASRPVLLSDVKLDAETRVTTGIGELDRVLGGGVVRGSLILIGGDPGIGKSTLLFQACRALAELGGPVLYVSGEESAAQVKLRAERLGISPRGLYLLAETDLHAINAHVDQLKPKVLVVDSIQAVYLADLESAPGSVSQVRECGGRLMLLAKGRGIAVFLVGHVTKEGALAGPRVLEHLVDTVLYFEGEHHHTSRVLRAVKNRFGSTNEIGVFEMTDRGLVEVKNPSGFFLSERPQGAPGSVIVSSLEGTRPLLLELQALVSPASFGTPRRTVLGADYNRVCLLLAVLEKRAGVPLLTQDVFINVAGGGRVVEPAADLGVVIAAASSYTDRAVRSDLVIVGEVGLTGEVRAVTGLPERLREAAALGFQAALVPQNNLSEHIEFPLEVQGVASIDETIQAVLGT